In Methanosarcina siciliae T4/M, one genomic interval encodes:
- a CDS encoding cysteine desulfurase family protein, with translation MIYLDNAACTRLDERVFEAMKPYFFDTYAVATSEFGYSMGIDAKEGLENSREGIASGLGASSEEIVFTSGDTESSNMALKGVAWALKEKKGKHIIISKIEDFPVLNTAKALQRHGFDVTFLDVDTEGFADLEELKKAITKETALVSIQHSNQEIGTVQDLKAISEICEEKDVLLHTDATHSFTRLPLNVKDLPVDLVTMSAHTIHGPRGIGALYIRKDTPIVKFMDGGFQEFNLRAGVENIPGAVGFATAVELVTEEENRQLAAMRDRVIERALSEITEVTLNGSRDKRLPQNANLTFHYVEGESVTLHMDMRGFAVSTGSACFSRSLEASHVIRGIGGDHERAHGSVRFTFGRYNRIEDADGAIDAMSEIVARLREISPLAKK, from the coding sequence ATGATCTACCTTGACAATGCTGCATGCACCCGACTGGACGAAAGGGTGTTTGAAGCAATGAAACCTTACTTTTTTGATACCTATGCAGTAGCTACATCCGAGTTTGGCTATTCTATGGGAATCGACGCAAAAGAGGGGCTGGAAAATTCCAGAGAAGGTATAGCTTCAGGGCTTGGGGCAAGTTCCGAAGAAATTGTATTTACTTCGGGAGATACGGAATCAAGCAATATGGCACTTAAAGGAGTGGCCTGGGCCCTTAAGGAAAAGAAAGGAAAACACATCATCATCTCGAAGATAGAAGATTTTCCGGTCTTAAACACCGCAAAAGCCCTCCAGAGGCATGGTTTTGACGTGACTTTTCTGGATGTGGACACAGAAGGGTTTGCCGACCTTGAGGAGCTCAAAAAAGCAATCACAAAAGAAACCGCCCTGGTCTCGATTCAGCATTCCAATCAGGAAATCGGGACTGTCCAGGACCTTAAAGCTATTTCCGAGATATGCGAAGAAAAAGATGTGCTCCTGCACACCGATGCTACCCACAGCTTTACCCGGCTCCCTCTCAATGTAAAGGACCTTCCCGTAGATCTTGTGACAATGTCAGCCCATACAATTCACGGACCCAGGGGGATAGGGGCGCTCTATATCCGGAAAGATACCCCCATTGTAAAATTCATGGATGGGGGATTTCAGGAATTTAACCTGAGAGCAGGAGTGGAAAATATTCCCGGAGCCGTAGGGTTTGCAACGGCGGTAGAACTTGTAACCGAAGAAGAAAACAGGCAGCTTGCAGCTATGAGAGACAGGGTAATTGAAAGGGCCCTTTCCGAAATTACGGAGGTCACTCTCAACGGAAGCCGGGACAAACGTCTGCCTCAGAACGCAAACCTGACTTTCCACTATGTGGAAGGCGAATCCGTAACCCTGCATATGGACATGAGGGGGTTTGCAGTAAGCACGGGTTCAGCCTGTTTTTCCCGCTCCCTGGAAGCCAGCCACGTGATAAGGGGGATAGGAGGAGACCATGAGAGAGCACACGGTTCGGTACGTTTCACTTTCGGGCGCTATAACCGGATAGAAGATGCTGATGGGGCTATTGATGCTATGAGTGAAATTGTGGCAAGGCTCAGGGAAATAAGCCCGCTTGCAAAAAAATGA
- a CDS encoding HIT family protein encodes MTENCIFCKIISGEIPSYRIYEDDAVYAFLDVYPASEGHTLVAPKKHFSNFTDMKAEDVALLFEAARKVTAAVEKAFSAEGSNIGINNGEVAGQEVPHVHVHVIPRKKGDGGRGIKSIVWTEPDTTNLEEVAEKIRKNL; translated from the coding sequence ATGACAGAAAACTGCATTTTTTGCAAAATAATATCAGGAGAAATTCCTTCATACAGGATATATGAGGATGACGCTGTTTACGCATTTCTTGATGTTTACCCGGCAAGTGAGGGGCATACGCTTGTAGCCCCTAAAAAACATTTCAGCAACTTTACGGATATGAAAGCAGAAGACGTTGCCCTTCTTTTTGAAGCTGCAAGAAAAGTTACGGCTGCGGTTGAGAAAGCTTTCTCAGCAGAAGGATCTAACATCGGCATAAATAACGGAGAAGTTGCAGGACAGGAAGTTCCCCATGTGCACGTACATGTTATTCCAAGGAAAAAAGGAGATGGGGGAAGAGGAATTAAATCAATCGTATGGACCGAACCCGACACCACCAATCTGGAAGAAGTTGCAGAAAAGATCAGAAAAAACCTATGA
- a CDS encoding class I SAM-dependent methyltransferase — MTEYVHGYSEREALRLSEQAETLEKLLHHDTIYPPRAKVLEAGCGIGAQTVILAKNNPEAEITSIDISPESLEKARENVARNGFENVRFLQANIFSLPFEAESFDHIFVCFVLEHLQNPEEALKNLKKVLKPGGTLTVIEGDHGSCYFYPEGRNALDAWHCLIRVQAQMKGNSLIGRQLYPLMQMSGLREIRVEPRMVYADLSKPELVNGFVLKTIIPMVEGVKNQAMEMKMMEEEAWKKGIEELHQTAGPEGTFCYTFFKGRGTK; from the coding sequence ATGACCGAATATGTCCATGGTTATTCCGAAAGAGAGGCCCTTCGCCTTTCAGAACAGGCCGAAACACTTGAAAAACTCCTTCATCATGATACGATCTATCCCCCCAGAGCAAAGGTGCTGGAAGCGGGCTGCGGGATAGGAGCCCAGACTGTTATTCTTGCAAAAAATAATCCTGAAGCAGAAATCACATCAATTGACATCTCCCCTGAATCCCTTGAAAAAGCCAGGGAAAACGTAGCAAGAAACGGATTTGAAAACGTCAGGTTCCTGCAGGCAAACATATTTTCCCTCCCTTTTGAGGCCGAAAGCTTTGACCATATTTTTGTCTGTTTTGTGCTCGAACATCTGCAAAACCCGGAAGAAGCCCTGAAAAACCTGAAAAAAGTCCTGAAGCCCGGAGGGACGCTTACCGTAATTGAAGGGGACCACGGGTCCTGTTACTTCTATCCCGAAGGAAGAAATGCCCTCGATGCCTGGCACTGCCTTATCCGGGTACAGGCACAAATGAAAGGGAACTCTTTAATCGGCCGCCAGCTTTATCCTCTTATGCAGATGTCGGGACTCAGGGAGATAAGAGTGGAGCCGAGAATGGTTTATGCGGATTTGAGCAAACCCGAACTTGTGAACGGTTTTGTCTTGAAGACTATCATTCCCATGGTGGAAGGCGTAAAAAACCAGGCTATGGAGATGAAAATGATGGAAGAAGAAGCGTGGAAAAAAGGGATAGAAGAACTCCATCAGACTGCAGGACCAGAAGGGACTTTCTGCTATACATTCTTTAAAGGCAGGGGGACAAAATAA
- a CDS encoding helix-turn-helix transcriptional regulator — protein MKSKTHIRGETRSSLLDTIFLSEKRKKLLLLLKEEGPKRGEEIKEVFDFPWKSITPQIKKLIDWGLVLEEGEMYILSDMGAVIAEKVQALLNTLSIYEENLDFWYDHDLSSIPPHLRARVGELGHVNILERDLSNILLIPEEITKNLVGSKRIMSFVSVFHPSSPFLYFEFLEKGIESTAIVTKPILDILQTECTSDLPFINTNNSIFNKALIEYKQEIKYILNSKASNFLVYQGDLKPMSMIVTDRIFLLSLLDKKGKLTTKFLISSEPAALMWGEELFMYYKEMSKPVTESLSSL, from the coding sequence ATGAAATCAAAAACACATATCCGGGGAGAAACCAGATCCTCGCTTCTGGATACGATTTTTCTGTCTGAAAAAAGAAAGAAACTTCTTTTGCTCCTGAAAGAAGAGGGCCCCAAACGCGGGGAGGAAATTAAGGAAGTTTTTGATTTCCCCTGGAAATCTATTACCCCCCAGATAAAGAAATTAATCGATTGGGGCCTGGTACTTGAGGAAGGGGAGATGTACATTCTCTCCGATATGGGAGCAGTGATTGCCGAAAAGGTTCAGGCTCTCCTGAATACGCTTTCCATATACGAAGAAAACCTGGATTTCTGGTATGATCATGACCTGAGTTCCATTCCTCCCCATCTGCGTGCAAGGGTTGGGGAGCTGGGCCATGTTAATATTCTGGAGAGAGATCTCTCAAATATTCTACTGATTCCGGAAGAGATCACAAAGAACCTGGTGGGTTCGAAGCGTATTATGTCTTTTGTTTCGGTATTCCATCCTTCTTCTCCTTTTCTTTATTTTGAATTCCTGGAAAAGGGCATTGAGTCTACGGCAATTGTCACGAAACCCATTCTTGATATTCTTCAGACTGAATGCACTTCGGACCTTCCATTTATAAATACGAACAATTCAATCTTCAATAAAGCTCTGATTGAATACAAGCAGGAAATAAAGTATATTCTGAACAGTAAGGCTTCCAATTTTCTGGTCTACCAAGGCGACTTAAAACCGATGTCAATGATTGTTACCGATCGGATTTTTTTGTTATCTCTTCTGGACAAAAAAGGAAAATTAACGACCAAATTTCTTATCAGTTCTGAGCCTGCGGCTTTAATGTGGGGAGAAGAGCTTTTCATGTATTATAAGGAGATGTCAAAGCCTGTCACTGAATCTCTTTCTTCCCTGTAA
- a CDS encoding DsrE/DsrF/DrsH-like family protein — translation MGEKAVIVLHSGDMDKVYSALIIGNGALAMGMEASIYFTFWGLMRLKKGELEKGPLSKMNMMGLGRQMIKKRMDKANVASLERLMSDYKELGGKIIACEMTMEIMGITKEELRTEWVDEWGAVGSYIHEARDANITLFI, via the coding sequence ATGGGGGAAAAAGCAGTTATTGTCCTGCACAGCGGAGATATGGACAAAGTATACAGTGCGCTTATAATAGGAAACGGAGCCCTGGCAATGGGAATGGAAGCCTCCATATATTTCACTTTCTGGGGGCTCATGCGGCTTAAAAAAGGAGAGCTTGAAAAGGGGCCGCTTTCCAAAATGAACATGATGGGCCTGGGAAGGCAGATGATCAAGAAAAGGATGGATAAAGCCAATGTCGCCTCACTTGAAAGGCTGATGAGCGATTACAAGGAACTTGGCGGAAAGATCATAGCCTGTGAAATGACCATGGAGATAATGGGTATAACAAAAGAAGAGCTTCGAACGGAATGGGTGGACGAATGGGGAGCCGTTGGCTCGTATATCCATGAAGCCAGAGACGCAAACATAACCCTCTTTATCTGA
- a CDS encoding sulfurtransferase TusA family protein, producing the protein MAELEIDVRGQTCPVPLVECRKALKKASPGDLVIVKGTHPASKKEIPMACESMGLEVLDIEDKEEGKEWEIKIRR; encoded by the coding sequence TTGGCAGAACTGGAAATAGACGTTAGAGGGCAGACCTGCCCGGTTCCGCTGGTAGAGTGCAGAAAAGCGTTAAAAAAAGCCTCTCCGGGAGACCTTGTAATTGTAAAGGGCACGCATCCGGCATCAAAAAAAGAAATTCCCATGGCATGTGAGTCAATGGGACTCGAAGTGCTGGATATTGAAGACAAAGAGGAAGGAAAAGAGTGGGAGATAAAGATCCGGAGGTAA
- a CDS encoding iron-sulfur cluster assembly scaffold protein, producing the protein MKIERKSEGIKFPYSEKVLEHFRNPHNVGKIENADGKGLEGSPACGDMVAVYIKVEPETKVIEDVKFESYGCASNIATGSVITDLAKGKTLDEAKKITWKQASEELGGLPPIKAHCSVLAVEGLRAAIRDYEEKHGLVTEKEPTTEDIVQRRLKHVMNPLTGLDIIRTNLILKISVEAGVVRVVVDLPADHQFAPAIKEDIIEKLGALWDVEKVDVVFTA; encoded by the coding sequence ATGAAAATCGAGAGGAAAAGTGAGGGTATAAAGTTTCCTTATAGCGAAAAAGTGCTGGAGCATTTCAGGAACCCGCATAATGTAGGGAAGATAGAGAACGCCGACGGAAAGGGCCTGGAAGGAAGTCCGGCATGCGGGGATATGGTTGCCGTATACATTAAAGTCGAACCCGAAACAAAGGTTATTGAAGACGTTAAATTCGAATCCTACGGGTGCGCTTCAAATATTGCTACAGGGTCCGTAATCACGGACCTTGCAAAGGGGAAAACTCTGGATGAAGCGAAGAAAATAACCTGGAAACAGGCATCAGAAGAACTGGGAGGGTTACCCCCGATTAAAGCCCACTGCTCCGTGCTTGCGGTTGAGGGCCTGCGTGCCGCAATCCGGGACTATGAGGAAAAGCACGGGCTTGTTACGGAAAAAGAGCCTACAACCGAAGACATTGTTCAGAGGAGGCTCAAGCATGTTATGAACCCTCTGACAGGGCTTGACATTATCCGCACGAATCTGATTCTTAAGATCAGTGTCGAAGCCGGAGTTGTCAGGGTAGTTGTTGACCTGCCTGCAGACCACCAGTTTGCTCCGGCAATAAAAGAGGACATAATAGAAAAACTGGGAGCTTTATGGGATGTGGAAAAGGTAGATGTGGTGTTTACAGCTTGA
- a CDS encoding helix-turn-helix transcriptional regulator, which translates to MNPVSGTSSSLIDAIFLSEKRKNLLLLLKEEGPKSSDEIKNAFDFPWKSMIPQIKKLVDLGLVIHTDGVYSLSEMGVVIVTNVQFLLNTLKIYDNDRDFWSEHDLSPIPFHLLIRIGELGRCKVLNPDLSHLFKVQEDIVKCMLGSSRIMVFTSAIHPAYHLLCLEFLEKGIDVTIILTESVFESIRNECVPQETTSFSDSSVLRLDLPEYKKEVQFFLTCENSHFFVSDGEKKPMMLVVTDKIFALSLLDKNNRIDRNYLVSFEPGALKWGEELFAYYKQNSRQIRSI; encoded by the coding sequence ATGAACCCGGTTTCTGGTACCAGTTCTTCGTTGATTGATGCAATTTTCCTTTCTGAAAAAAGAAAGAACCTTCTTCTGCTATTAAAAGAAGAAGGCCCAAAAAGCAGTGACGAGATCAAAAATGCCTTTGATTTCCCCTGGAAGTCAATGATCCCCCAGATCAAAAAGTTAGTTGACCTGGGACTGGTCATACATACGGATGGAGTGTATTCCCTCTCTGAAATGGGGGTAGTGATAGTTACAAACGTACAGTTTTTGCTAAACACCCTGAAGATATATGACAACGACAGAGATTTCTGGTCCGAACACGATTTGAGTCCGATCCCTTTCCATCTTCTTATCAGAATCGGGGAGTTGGGGCGGTGTAAGGTCCTGAATCCCGATCTTTCTCATCTATTTAAAGTTCAGGAAGATATTGTAAAATGTATGCTGGGTTCTTCTCGCATTATGGTATTTACTTCGGCAATCCACCCGGCTTACCATCTGCTCTGTCTGGAATTTCTCGAAAAAGGGATTGATGTTACAATTATCCTTACGGAGTCGGTTTTCGAGAGTATCCGGAATGAGTGCGTCCCTCAGGAAACCACATCTTTCAGTGACAGCTCCGTTCTCAGGCTGGACCTTCCGGAATACAAAAAGGAAGTTCAGTTCTTTTTGACCTGTGAAAACTCACATTTTTTTGTGTCGGACGGGGAGAAAAAACCAATGATGCTGGTAGTAACCGATAAGATCTTTGCGCTTTCCCTGCTTGATAAAAATAACAGAATTGACCGTAACTACCTCGTAAGCTTTGAGCCCGGAGCCCTCAAATGGGGAGAAGAACTTTTTGCATATTACAAACAGAATTCCAGGCAGATCCGTTCGATCTGA
- a CDS encoding class I SAM-dependent methyltransferase has translation MKKETIGSETVENRMEKEILNGQQPHWEKVFSNSCSRFGDKPSYPARKAAAIFEKEGKKKILELGGGQGRDTCFFASKGFSVHSLDYTESGPKAIKEKAEEAGFEKDVTTLRHDVRDPLPFEAGTFDACYSHMLYCMALTTAELEFLCKEIKRVLKPSGVNVYTARHTGDAHYGTGTHRGEDMYEIAGGFIVHFFSREKVESLAKEYGSFELERFEEGELPRKLYMVTMRK, from the coding sequence ATGAAGAAGGAAACTATAGGTAGTGAAACAGTAGAAAACAGAATGGAGAAAGAGATCCTTAACGGACAGCAACCCCACTGGGAAAAAGTGTTTTCAAACTCTTGCTCAAGGTTCGGAGACAAACCAAGTTATCCGGCCCGGAAAGCTGCAGCTATTTTTGAGAAGGAAGGAAAAAAGAAAATTTTGGAACTTGGAGGCGGCCAGGGAAGAGACACCTGTTTTTTTGCCAGCAAAGGTTTTTCAGTCCATTCGCTTGACTACACCGAAAGCGGGCCGAAGGCGATAAAAGAAAAAGCCGAAGAAGCGGGGTTTGAGAAAGATGTTACGACCCTCAGGCATGACGTAAGAGACCCTCTTCCCTTTGAAGCCGGAACTTTTGATGCGTGCTATTCTCATATGCTTTACTGCATGGCCCTTACCACAGCCGAACTGGAGTTTCTCTGCAAGGAGATAAAAAGAGTGCTCAAGCCAAGTGGAGTAAATGTCTATACGGCCAGACACACCGGAGATGCCCATTACGGGACAGGGACTCACAGAGGAGAGGACATGTACGAAATTGCAGGCGGCTTTATAGTGCATTTTTTCAGCAGAGAAAAGGTTGAAAGCCTTGCAAAAGAGTACGGAAGTTTCGAGCTGGAAAGATTTGAAGAAGGCGAGCTCCCGAGAAAACTGTACATGGTAACGATGCGAAAATAA
- a CDS encoding cation diffusion facilitator family transporter — protein sequence MSESDSSNHLHDNESTSEKSRGQSHKHEELFNYRLCLHSISHKFFHSHFYKHSHVHPHEHSHGHSHTHGRVDSSIIATQKGLWAVKWSFIGLMVTAVLQIFIVIISGSVALLADTIHNFGDASTAIPLAIAFTLARRKPSKRFSYGYGRVEDLAGLIIVFLILFSAAVAGYESVTRFLNPLPVEHLQAVALAAIMGCIGNEVVAQFRMKVGKEIGSAALIADGYHARVDGFTSLAVLIGVVGAWLGYPILDPLIGMLITIAILKIVLDSSKLVFTRLLDGVEPEVLDQVKAIAEGVEGVCEVTDLRVRWIGHRLHAEINASVDPSLSVEEGHEIANVVREKLLENFSYLSGTTIHVDPVTASGGVLPLRARKPGKETWKAEACFKRLSRLKPGGVPSSFSSTFLLLRFSFPFPDFCFLMILPGGSFLQRQQLYTSVFSPYRME from the coding sequence ATGTCCGAATCTGATTCCAGCAATCACCTGCATGATAATGAGAGCACTTCTGAGAAGTCCCGCGGCCAGAGCCACAAGCACGAAGAGCTTTTCAATTACCGGCTTTGTCTGCATTCAATCTCTCACAAATTCTTCCATTCCCATTTTTACAAACATTCCCATGTTCATCCTCACGAGCATTCTCACGGACACAGCCACACGCATGGGCGGGTTGACTCTTCCATAATTGCTACCCAGAAAGGGCTCTGGGCTGTTAAGTGGTCCTTTATAGGGCTGATGGTAACAGCGGTTCTGCAGATTTTCATTGTTATTATATCGGGTAGTGTTGCCCTTCTTGCGGATACCATCCACAACTTCGGAGATGCGTCAACGGCGATCCCTCTTGCAATCGCTTTTACCCTTGCGAGAAGAAAACCGAGCAAACGCTTCTCCTACGGTTACGGTCGGGTGGAAGACCTTGCAGGGTTAATCATTGTTTTCCTGATCCTCTTCAGTGCAGCAGTTGCAGGCTACGAATCCGTGACCCGCTTCTTAAACCCCCTGCCTGTGGAGCATTTGCAGGCTGTAGCTCTTGCTGCAATCATGGGGTGCATCGGAAACGAGGTCGTGGCGCAGTTCCGCATGAAGGTCGGAAAGGAAATAGGGAGTGCAGCCCTTATTGCTGACGGGTACCATGCCAGAGTGGACGGTTTTACCAGCCTTGCAGTTCTTATAGGGGTTGTAGGTGCCTGGCTCGGATATCCGATCCTTGATCCTCTTATTGGCATGTTAATAACAATTGCCATCCTCAAAATAGTCCTTGACTCGAGCAAACTGGTATTTACCCGCCTTCTTGACGGCGTTGAGCCTGAAGTCCTTGATCAGGTCAAAGCCATTGCCGAGGGTGTCGAGGGAGTCTGTGAAGTCACGGACCTCAGAGTCCGCTGGATCGGGCACAGGCTCCATGCGGAGATTAATGCTTCCGTTGACCCTTCCCTTTCTGTTGAGGAGGGGCATGAAATCGCCAATGTCGTAAGGGAAAAGCTTCTGGAGAATTTTTCCTACCTTTCCGGGACCACTATCCATGTCGATCCTGTTACAGCCTCAGGGGGAGTGTTGCCATTGCGGGCCCGAAAGCCCGGAAAAGAGACGTGGAAGGCAGAAGCGTGTTTTAAACGTTTATCCCGGTTGAAACCCGGTGGTGTTCCTTCTTCTTTTTCCTCTACTTTTCTTCTTCTCCGCTTTTCTTTTCCATTTCCAGACTTCTGTTTCCTGATGATTTTGCCCGGGGGATCATTCCTTCAGAGGCAACAGTTGTATACTTCCGTTTTTTCGCCATATCGTATGGAGTAA
- a CDS encoding CARDB domain-containing protein: MKVNYFHSLIHVLIIMLLIPGIMPAVVAAAEDIPSDGNSTVLLPDLVVKEISWSPTTPEVGEEATITAIVENQGDAVSGTTTLALYIDGNSVREWDVSEISSGESSSVSYTWVPESEGSVELKAVVDEDNLITESNEGNNEETATVTVAGSGLPDLIIDLDYPEEPETGEHQRIWVNVKNQGTATSGATMLNLYIDGSPVREWAISKLPKEETSYKSYTWIPTSEGTVEIKAVVDEDNLVAESNEGNNEKTATVLVAEDFYPDLIIEDIVPESEGEVGKTLNLTMKVKNQGTAPSEGVQAEYYINGTAPAQDEIQVPALSVGEEKEVIFSLVPDREGQMEVKGRIDSGTDVYELDEKNNEFTKIVDVKIIRPDLIIESLSLNPASPEVGDNITFTVSVKNNGLRDSESSELKYYINGTNLTQEGKISIPEIVIGETTTGIFHWVPEAEGNIDVRLVADSGNTILEEDETNNELTKTVSIAKETTSNNEENSDSSPGGGSSGGSSGSSSSSSMGSGVSKEPAKNVEVKELDTRHIMSGYPVKYDFAENATCVTYLEVSPLKTYKKTTATVEVLKGKSIFVQKQPPGRIYKQLNIWLGNKGAGNKDSIKSAYTGFKVEKDWIENNSVNESNVTLLWYDSKWIPLSTEKTGEDKDYVYFRAKTIAFSCFAISEYTGEEGTVATGEGIQETLRGWEDGKAILNSSAEKEGGITKNPMGVAKVLLAISLPLFMILVEYFVLKKKI; this comes from the coding sequence ATGAAAGTAAATTATTTTCATTCATTGATTCACGTGTTGATAATAATGCTGCTAATTCCCGGAATTATGCCAGCTGTGGTTGCTGCAGCTGAGGATATACCTTCCGACGGGAATTCAACTGTTTTACTGCCTGACCTGGTGGTTAAGGAAATTTCCTGGAGCCCGACAACCCCAGAAGTTGGCGAAGAGGCGACCATCACAGCAATAGTGGAAAATCAGGGAGATGCAGTTTCAGGAACAACGACTCTGGCCCTTTACATTGACGGAAACTCGGTTAGAGAATGGGACGTATCCGAGATATCCAGTGGAGAGAGCAGTTCCGTCTCATATACATGGGTTCCGGAATCAGAAGGATCCGTAGAGCTGAAAGCAGTTGTTGATGAGGATAACCTGATAACTGAGAGTAACGAAGGGAACAACGAAGAGACAGCCACTGTAACAGTAGCAGGAAGTGGTCTTCCGGACCTGATAATAGATCTTGATTATCCTGAGGAGCCAGAGACAGGTGAGCATCAGAGGATATGGGTAAATGTGAAGAATCAGGGAACAGCGACTTCAGGAGCGACGATGCTGAATCTCTACATTGATGGGAGCCCTGTTAGAGAATGGGCTATATCCAAGTTACCAAAAGAAGAAACCAGTTATAAATCATATACATGGATTCCAACATCAGAAGGGACTGTAGAGATAAAAGCAGTTGTTGATGAGGACAACCTGGTAGCTGAGAGTAACGAAGGGAACAACGAAAAAACAGCTACCGTACTAGTAGCAGAAGATTTTTATCCGGACCTGATTATTGAAGATATCGTACCTGAATCGGAGGGGGAAGTCGGAAAGACTCTGAACCTCACCATGAAAGTAAAGAACCAGGGTACAGCCCCCTCAGAAGGAGTTCAGGCAGAATATTATATTAACGGAACCGCTCCAGCCCAGGATGAGATTCAGGTTCCGGCTCTCTCGGTAGGAGAAGAGAAAGAGGTCATATTCTCTCTGGTCCCGGATAGAGAAGGACAAATGGAAGTAAAAGGACGTATCGACTCCGGGACAGACGTTTATGAGCTTGACGAAAAGAACAATGAATTCACAAAAATTGTCGATGTAAAAATCATACGTCCAGACCTTATAATAGAGTCGCTTTCTTTAAACCCGGCATCTCCGGAAGTAGGGGACAACATTACCTTTACAGTATCAGTAAAGAACAACGGGCTCAGGGACTCGGAAAGCAGTGAGCTAAAATATTATATCAACGGAACCAACCTGACTCAGGAAGGAAAAATATCGATACCTGAAATTGTGATCGGAGAAACCACAACGGGTATTTTCCACTGGGTTCCCGAAGCAGAAGGAAACATAGATGTGAGACTGGTAGCAGATTCCGGAAATACCATACTCGAGGAAGACGAAACGAACAATGAACTGACAAAGACCGTAAGTATCGCCAAAGAAACTACTTCGAACAATGAAGAAAACTCTGATTCCAGTCCCGGCGGTGGTAGCAGTGGCGGAAGTAGCGGAAGTAGCAGCAGTAGCAGCATGGGAAGCGGTGTTTCCAAAGAGCCAGCAAAGAATGTGGAAGTCAAAGAACTCGATACAAGGCACATTATGAGCGGCTACCCTGTCAAATATGATTTCGCGGAGAATGCAACCTGTGTCACATATCTCGAAGTTTCCCCTCTGAAGACGTATAAGAAAACGACAGCAACCGTAGAGGTTCTCAAAGGAAAATCTATTTTTGTCCAGAAACAACCGCCTGGAAGGATATATAAGCAGTTAAACATCTGGCTGGGAAATAAAGGAGCAGGAAATAAGGATTCCATTAAGAGCGCCTATACAGGGTTCAAAGTTGAGAAGGACTGGATAGAAAATAACAGTGTTAATGAATCCAATGTGACCCTTCTCTGGTACGACAGCAAATGGATACCTCTAAGCACCGAGAAAACCGGCGAAGACAAAGACTACGTTTATTTCAGGGCAAAAACAATTGCATTCTCGTGCTTTGCAATAAGTGAATATACGGGAGAAGAAGGAACTGTAGCAACAGGAGAAGGGATACAGGAAACCCTGAGAGGCTGGGAAGACGGAAAGGCGATTCTGAACAGCAGTGCGGAAAAAGAAGGCGGCATCACAAAGAACCCGATGGGAGTAGCTAAAGTACTTCTTGCCATTTCCCTACCCCTGTTCATGATCCTTGTAGAGTATTTTGTTCTGAAGAAAAAGATCTGA
- a CDS encoding DUF5518 domain-containing protein, which produces MGKTIGGALIGLVCTLIFYFIPLVNSVAPFLGGLLGGYYADGGLGGGFKSGILMTIFMIIPGFLLGGILGVVLLNAPVLGGLVAASAFVVTVVIVAHTAIIGIIGSVIGALLAERRTG; this is translated from the coding sequence TTGGGTAAAACAATAGGTGGCGCATTAATAGGTCTGGTCTGTACTTTAATTTTTTATTTTATTCCGCTCGTGAACTCGGTAGCGCCTTTTCTGGGAGGCTTACTGGGTGGTTATTATGCAGACGGGGGTCTCGGAGGGGGATTTAAGTCCGGAATCCTGATGACAATTTTTATGATAATCCCTGGCTTTCTTCTTGGGGGAATCCTTGGAGTGGTGCTGCTTAATGCACCTGTCCTTGGAGGGCTTGTAGCAGCTTCCGCTTTTGTAGTTACAGTAGTCATCGTAGCTCATACTGCGATAATAGGTATTATTGGCTCTGTAATCGGAGCTCTTCTGGCTGAAAGAAGAACGGGATGA